A stretch of Trichocoleus sp. DNA encodes these proteins:
- a CDS encoding DDE-type integrase/transposase/recombinase — MSVPLQAHLSRHCRILLRGFEFTHETARDWEERFAAMCAQQLRAKRKGKVGEIWFVEETYIRVKGKWCYLYRAINEDISLVDVGLSEKQDMAAAKPFFAGAHEVAGQPLQQMVTDGLTSYPRAIDGELGIDVEHGVRGCSGNPIEQNHRGIKQRYYPMIGFGLFESTKELCQAFEKVKQFLRPR; from the coding sequence GTGTCAGTTCCGCTACAAGCCCACCTTTCGCGACATTGCCGAATTCTTCTGCGGGGATTTGAGTTTACGCATGAAACAGCGCGCGATTGGGAAGAGCGTTTTGCTGCAATGTGTGCCCAGCAGTTGAGAGCGAAACGTAAAGGCAAAGTTGGCGAGATCTGGTTTGTGGAAGAGACGTACATCCGTGTCAAAGGTAAGTGGTGCTATCTATACCGCGCGATCAACGAGGATATAAGCTTGGTAGATGTGGGGTTGAGTGAGAAACAAGACATGGCAGCGGCAAAACCCTTCTTTGCTGGGGCGCATGAGGTTGCAGGACAACCGCTGCAACAAATGGTAACGGACGGGCTGACTTCGTACCCCAGAGCGATCGATGGAGAACTGGGTATAGACGTTGAGCATGGAGTGAGAGGCTGCTCGGGAAATCCGATTGAACAGAACCATCGAGGAATCAAACAACGGTACTATCCGATGATCGGCTTTGGTTTGTTTGAGAGTACAAAAGAATTGTGTCAAGCATTTGAGAAAGTGAAGCAGTTTTTACGACCGAGATAA